The proteins below are encoded in one region of Macaca nemestrina isolate mMacNem1 chromosome 10, mMacNem.hap1, whole genome shotgun sequence:
- the LOC105493808 gene encoding achaete-scute homolog 1 — protein MESSAKMESGGAGQQPQPQPQPQPQQPFLPPAACFFAAAAAAAAQSAQQQQQQQQQQAPQLRPAADGQPSGGGHKSAPKQVKRQRSSSPELMRCKRRLNFSGFGYSLPQQQPAAVARRNERERNRVKLVNLGFATLREHVPNGAANKKMSKVETLRSAVEYIRALQQLLDEHDAVSAAFQAGVLSPTISPNYSNDLNSMAGSPVSSYSSDEGSYDPLSPEEQELLDFTNWF, from the coding sequence ATGGAAAGCTCTGCCAAGATGGAGAGCGGCGGCGCCGGCCAGCAGCCCCAGCCGCAGCCCCAGCCGCAGCCCCAGCAGCCCTTCCTGCCGCCCGCAGCCTGTTTCTTTGCCGCGGCAGCCGCAGCGGCCGCGCAGAGcgcgcagcagcagcagcagcagcaacagcagcaggcGCCGCAGCTGAGACCGGCGGCCGACGGCCAGCCCTCAGGGGGCGGTCACAAGTCAGCGCCCAAGCAAGTCAAGCGACAGCGCTCGTCTTCGCCCGAACTGATGCGCTGCAAACGCCGGCTCAACTTCAGCGGCTTTGGCTACAGCCTGCCGCAGCAGCAGCCGGCCGCCGTGGCGCGCCGCAACGAGCGCGAGCGCAACCGCGTCAAGTTGGTTAACCTGGGTTTTGCCACCCTTCGGGAGCACGTCCCCAACGGCGCGGCCAACAAGAAGATGAGTAAGGTGGAGACACTGCGCTCTGCCGTCGAGTACATTCGCGcgctgcagcagctgctggatGAGCATGACGCGGTGAGCGCCGCCTTCCAGGCTGGCGTCCTGTCGCCCACCATCTCCCCCAACTACTCCAACGACTTGAACTCCATGGCCGGCTCGCCGGTCTCATCCTACTCCTCGGACGAGGGCTCTTACGACCCGCTCAGCCCCGAGGAGCAGGAGCTGCTCGACTTCACCAACTGGTTCTGA